In Vibrio cyclitrophicus, one genomic interval encodes:
- a CDS encoding carbohydrate porin yields MAVMVLATSMSPAVYSANFEGPDSVENTISKQKDQQLGWREKLAADGFTFGADYFALGLASGDGVGGDSVNASSGVARLYGSWHLLGNGTQNLGSLVWKVEHRHAYGNTSPKEFGFIGSDQIGYVGMIAPAFSDQGFRVTDLNWKQKINDGKGTIVVGWQDVTNYADVYALASPWSGFTNLAFSTGSGAMGLPDDGVLALSAGHMLGENFYVVGGIADANGQSDDIFDGFDTAFGSDASYFTTLELGWTASQEQIYTDNFHVTFWDFGDDTRHSNSLATEGGSGVNFSWSQFMTPQVMPFIRGGFSEGDVALYDKSISVGMGYFGLGKPTNNLGVALNWAEVNGDSFAADAKAISGSTEQWTAEIYYNMQFGDHFQVTPDIQYIKDPAFSTESSAWVFGIRARVFI; encoded by the coding sequence ATGGCTGTGATGGTGCTAGCAACCTCAATGAGCCCTGCGGTATATAGCGCAAACTTCGAAGGTCCAGATTCTGTTGAAAATACAATTTCAAAACAAAAAGATCAGCAACTGGGTTGGCGTGAAAAGCTTGCTGCAGATGGTTTTACATTTGGTGCGGATTACTTTGCTTTAGGCCTTGCTTCTGGAGATGGCGTTGGTGGCGATAGCGTTAATGCATCTTCGGGTGTGGCACGACTATACGGTTCATGGCATCTATTGGGGAATGGCACACAAAACTTAGGTAGCTTGGTTTGGAAGGTGGAACATAGGCATGCTTATGGCAATACTTCGCCAAAAGAGTTTGGGTTTATAGGTTCAGACCAAATTGGATATGTAGGTATGATTGCTCCAGCTTTCAGTGACCAAGGTTTTCGAGTTACGGACTTAAACTGGAAGCAAAAAATCAACGATGGTAAAGGCACTATCGTTGTCGGTTGGCAGGATGTGACGAACTATGCAGATGTATACGCTCTAGCAAGCCCTTGGTCTGGTTTTACGAACTTAGCATTCTCGACAGGCTCAGGTGCGATGGGTTTACCTGACGATGGTGTACTTGCTCTTTCTGCTGGACATATGTTGGGCGAGAATTTTTACGTAGTCGGTGGCATTGCCGATGCAAATGGTCAGTCAGATGATATTTTCGATGGCTTTGATACCGCTTTTGGTAGCGATGCATCTTACTTTACGACACTAGAATTAGGTTGGACCGCTTCGCAAGAGCAGATCTATACCGACAACTTCCATGTGACTTTCTGGGACTTTGGTGACGATACTCGCCATAGTAACAGCCTTGCAACTGAAGGTGGTTCAGGTGTTAATTTCTCATGGAGTCAGTTTATGACTCCGCAAGTGATGCCGTTTATTCGCGGTGGTTTCTCAGAAGGGGATGTAGCCCTTTACGATAAATCGATTTCCGTTGGTATGGGTTACTTTGGATTAGGAAAACCGACCAACAATTTAGGCGTAGCGTTGAACTGGGCAGAAGTGAATGGTGATTCTTTTGCAGCTGATGCGAAAGCAATAAGCGGTAGCACAGAACAATGGACAGCTGAGATCTATTACAACATGCAGTTTGGCGACCATTTCCAAGTAACGCCTGACATTCAGTACATCAAAGATCCTGCATTTTCAACTGAGAGCAGTGCTTGGGTGTTTGGTATTAGAGCGAGAGTCTTTATCTAA
- the thiE gene encoding thiamine phosphate synthase: protein MNPYKLYLVTDDQQDLEMLKFVVEQAVAGGVTMVQVREKHGDVRAFIERAQAVKSILTGSGVPLIINDRVDVALAVDADGLHLGQSDMPAELARQLIGPDKILGLSIETEQQLQEADSLPIDYIGLSALFATPTKTNLKKHWGYEGIQMALETTKLPIVGIGGINESNIPQLVKTGIHGLALVSAICHAESQKQATLDLLSLMGD, encoded by the coding sequence ATGAACCCTTATAAGCTCTACTTAGTAACGGATGACCAACAAGATTTAGAAATGCTTAAGTTCGTAGTTGAACAAGCGGTTGCGGGTGGCGTCACTATGGTCCAAGTAAGAGAAAAACATGGGGACGTAAGAGCCTTCATTGAACGAGCACAAGCGGTTAAGTCCATTTTGACTGGCTCCGGTGTTCCGCTTATTATCAATGACCGAGTGGACGTAGCATTGGCTGTCGACGCTGATGGTTTGCATTTAGGGCAATCGGATATGCCTGCAGAGTTAGCACGTCAGTTGATTGGCCCTGATAAGATTCTTGGGTTATCGATTGAAACTGAACAGCAGCTACAAGAAGCCGATAGCTTGCCGATTGATTACATTGGACTCAGTGCGCTTTTTGCCACACCGACTAAGACGAATCTAAAGAAACATTGGGGTTATGAAGGCATTCAAATGGCTTTGGAAACAACGAAGTTGCCGATTGTGGGTATCGGTGGAATTAACGAGTCGAACATTCCGCAGTTGGTTAAGACAGGCATTCATGGGTTGGCTTTGGTGTCAGCGATATGTCACGCTGAAAGCCAGAAACAAGCGACGCTGGATTTGTTATCTCTGATGGGAGATTGA
- a CDS encoding LysR family transcriptional regulator, whose amino-acid sequence MYSFEQLKVFVTVCESGSFSAAARKLKRAQSGVSQSIANLEIAIDQELFNREKNIPVLTNTGKALLPVAKSILDQQKYFDQKVESLTQEDEHELIIAVDESIIDKNFLKIISSLADQFPITHFDIITTSTFDVEDLVRRGKAQIGIIYADGELKVDMDFFLLGQARFLTVSSATHELSQMSVVQDSDLKRYRQCVHRSSKQRELWFTYGISSMLWYANNHKTIIDLVEQNVGWANVPEMMVMEGIQKGDLVALPVAHEHGGWITPVGCLVSRSHINGPVLTSLIEKLEGYSLQYNQWQAN is encoded by the coding sequence ATGTACAGTTTTGAGCAACTAAAAGTATTCGTCACTGTGTGTGAAAGTGGTTCTTTTTCGGCGGCCGCGCGCAAACTGAAACGCGCTCAATCCGGCGTCAGCCAGTCGATCGCCAACCTAGAGATAGCCATCGACCAAGAGCTTTTTAACCGAGAGAAAAACATCCCCGTTTTGACCAACACAGGGAAAGCGTTATTACCTGTAGCGAAGTCAATTCTCGACCAACAAAAGTACTTCGATCAAAAAGTCGAATCACTGACTCAAGAAGATGAACATGAGCTGATCATTGCGGTTGATGAAAGCATCATAGATAAAAACTTCCTTAAGATAATCAGCTCACTGGCCGATCAATTCCCAATCACGCATTTCGATATTATTACGACCTCAACCTTCGATGTTGAAGACCTAGTAAGACGCGGAAAAGCACAGATAGGCATTATCTATGCGGATGGTGAGCTTAAGGTAGATATGGACTTTTTCTTACTTGGCCAAGCACGTTTCCTAACTGTCAGCTCGGCCACTCACGAACTGAGTCAAATGTCCGTAGTACAAGACTCAGACCTCAAGCGCTACCGCCAATGTGTGCATCGCAGTTCAAAACAGCGCGAACTGTGGTTTACTTACGGGATTAGTTCAATGCTCTGGTATGCCAACAACCACAAGACGATTATTGATCTCGTTGAGCAAAACGTTGGCTGGGCAAATGTGCCTGAAATGATGGTGATGGAAGGCATTCAAAAAGGTGACTTGGTTGCTCTGCCAGTGGCACACGAGCATGGTGGTTGGATAACCCCTGTCGGTTGCTTGGTGTCGCGTAGCCACATTAATGGGCCAGTGCTGACCAGCTTGATTGAGAAATTAGAAGGTTACTCACTGCAATACAATCAATGGCAGGCAAACTAA
- a CDS encoding amidohydrolase family protein — protein sequence MKNTGLKLSVVALSCSFALSANAASTLFTNVDVFNGTENKLYEDHHVLVEDNLIKQISASPIEAGEAEVIDGTGKTLMPGLIEGHGHLLLNGGNLSDHENNRTIEELAARATVNANAVFQSGFTTWRDAGGLNTGLRKTIDSGMLPGPRLYTSGAFIGPTGSHADFSNLTTANQHFFGSSTSMARNSVSFNADGITEIKAAARQNFKQGNTQIKIMSSGGVASSFDPWQLNAMSAEEIEAAVEIADAYGSYVMSHAYSKKAIMRNLDAGVKTIEHGFMFDGDIADKMEDKDAYITTNMTAFSPYLTQIEAINSNPASKRKAESATKAFKDYISNVNKYQPKWGFHTDCVGDVVSCIKQTDHTIFLAGKELGNFFTLKGMTSVNGEIVKLSGVMDPYPEGKLGVIEAGAYADIIIVEGNPLEDLSVIGANEKWFDAEPRSPEIDTIKVIMKDGKVYKNTL from the coding sequence ATGAAAAATACTGGTTTAAAGCTCTCTGTTGTTGCTCTTTCGTGTTCATTTGCTCTTTCTGCAAATGCAGCATCAACGCTATTTACTAACGTCGATGTGTTCAATGGTACGGAAAACAAATTGTACGAAGATCATCACGTACTGGTTGAAGACAACCTGATCAAGCAAATCTCTGCGAGCCCGATAGAGGCTGGCGAAGCTGAAGTGATTGATGGCACAGGCAAAACGTTAATGCCGGGTTTAATCGAAGGCCATGGTCACCTGTTGCTGAATGGCGGTAATCTAAGTGACCACGAAAACAACCGTACGATTGAAGAACTGGCTGCTCGAGCAACAGTGAACGCTAACGCTGTGTTTCAATCAGGTTTCACCACGTGGCGTGATGCTGGTGGCTTGAATACTGGCTTACGTAAAACAATCGATTCTGGCATGTTGCCGGGCCCACGACTTTACACATCAGGCGCATTTATTGGCCCGACGGGTTCGCATGCCGATTTCAGTAACCTAACCACGGCTAACCAACACTTCTTTGGTTCATCGACCAGTATGGCTCGAAATAGCGTGAGCTTTAATGCCGATGGTATTACAGAAATCAAAGCCGCTGCTCGTCAAAACTTCAAGCAAGGCAATACTCAAATTAAGATCATGTCATCGGGTGGTGTTGCTTCGTCATTTGACCCTTGGCAACTGAATGCGATGTCTGCGGAAGAAATTGAAGCCGCCGTGGAAATTGCTGATGCATATGGCTCTTACGTGATGTCTCATGCTTACAGTAAAAAAGCGATCATGCGTAATTTGGATGCGGGTGTTAAAACGATCGAGCACGGTTTCATGTTCGATGGCGATATCGCCGACAAGATGGAAGATAAAGACGCTTACATTACAACGAACATGACAGCATTCTCACCTTACCTGACGCAGATTGAAGCGATCAACTCGAACCCAGCTTCTAAGCGAAAAGCGGAGTCGGCAACCAAAGCGTTCAAGGACTACATCTCGAACGTCAACAAGTACCAACCTAAATGGGGTTTCCACACGGACTGTGTCGGTGACGTGGTTTCTTGTATTAAGCAAACCGACCACACGATCTTCCTTGCGGGTAAAGAGTTAGGTAACTTCTTCACTCTGAAAGGGATGACATCGGTAAACGGTGAGATCGTTAAGTTATCTGGCGTGATGGACCCATACCCAGAGGGTAAGTTAGGCGTGATTGAAGCGGGCGCATACGCCGATATCATTATTGTTGAAGGCAACCCACTTGAAGACTTGTCAGTGATTGGGGCAAACGAAAAATGGTTTGATGCAGAGCCGCGCAGCCCTGAAATCGATACCATCAAAGTCATCATGAAAGACGGCAAAGTCTACAAAAACACGCTGTAA
- a CDS encoding Solitary outer membrane autotransporter beta-barrel domain — MLSPQSLYPPSIGLLLTGLISSQAYASNEAIQHRLEKIFAVSIALTDSDAVSIGFVDFDPNSFINLNDSGFGSDKTIDTRSQVSVGSIPYSSVIKTDDPDLDLIWSVRGSYALSEQDIEISSDVTSDRRANPNKDSVLGLYGFFGAQSHLNQHWSIVYGLGTHLLYYRNKYEYKNSYSQAFQSQLDGYALNTSAWALIGEPSVKLKYLQKQEWGSWNVSSRARYFYGTGWGEANDGDISNPEGLRFINEIEFRQNVALDAWSLKNPQIHYNLRRIDVAGDLTDPLDTHYYYEFGAGLVFDVPYDSYFFDNFGVGINFNYGSSLSGGSLLFLLNN; from the coding sequence ATGCTTTCACCCCAATCGTTATATCCCCCTTCTATTGGTTTACTTTTAACAGGCCTTATTTCTTCCCAGGCCTATGCATCTAATGAGGCGATTCAACATCGCTTAGAAAAGATATTCGCCGTTTCAATTGCGCTGACTGACAGCGATGCCGTCTCTATTGGTTTTGTGGACTTCGACCCTAACTCGTTCATCAACCTAAATGACAGTGGTTTTGGCTCCGATAAAACCATCGACACTCGAAGCCAAGTCAGTGTCGGTTCTATTCCTTATTCTTCCGTGATTAAAACCGATGATCCTGACTTAGATTTGATTTGGTCGGTGCGAGGCTCTTATGCGCTCTCTGAGCAGGATATTGAGATTTCATCCGATGTCACATCAGACCGTCGAGCTAACCCCAATAAAGACTCAGTATTGGGCCTGTATGGCTTTTTCGGCGCTCAAAGCCATTTAAACCAACATTGGTCTATCGTTTATGGTTTAGGCACTCACTTGCTCTACTACCGCAATAAATACGAATATAAAAACAGCTACTCTCAAGCCTTTCAATCTCAGCTCGATGGATACGCGTTGAACACTTCTGCGTGGGCTTTAATTGGCGAGCCGTCGGTCAAACTCAAATACCTACAGAAGCAAGAATGGGGAAGTTGGAATGTCTCATCAAGAGCGCGTTATTTCTATGGAACAGGCTGGGGGGAGGCCAATGATGGCGATATCAGTAACCCTGAAGGTTTGCGCTTTATCAATGAGATTGAATTCAGACAAAATGTGGCATTGGATGCTTGGTCGTTAAAGAACCCTCAGATTCACTATAACCTGCGAAGAATCGACGTCGCAGGGGATCTTACCGACCCACTCGATACCCACTATTACTATGAGTTTGGTGCAGGCTTAGTGTTCGATGTGCCTTACGATTCTTACTTCTTTGATAATTTCGGTGTAGGGATTAACTTCAATTACGGCAGTTCGCTCAGTGGTGGCAGTTTGCTCTTCTTACTCAATAACTAG
- a CDS encoding methyl-accepting chemotaxis protein, which translates to MRHLSIALKIKLGYAICLLFFVISGFVSYKGIQTLSNGFSQYSELSQKATLSGNIQVHFLQMRLASERYLESLDEQYETNYQSSKLAIDELLNNLIQTTSNTDSLASLQLVQDSVAAFDVAYGSMKQSELLIDQLVNVEMVKRETNALKAAQSLLYESYNNNDPNASLYAGMLMENFLAAKITVLSYSNNNDLKTYEAGKDIFEYALPGIEGDIESLKSSPYQSELIEDFSNQREAYAKGFEQVHQQMIENTQRTASLASIGDSLAISVADAQSILEQQKQALTPELQASEKRSIQIIILLTGVALVIGMTSAVLVTRSITKGIAQVKQITNELSQGNLNVEVNIESKNEIGELLTNMEITIESLRDIVGQVNRSSVRIGEMSESLNQVTNNSSTNATQLNSEMINISSAVGQLASSTSEIAASANHASQVANQATENVAMGLKEVDKTLHEIGSADESMQVSSQKVTDLHKESMNIGAILEVIKGVSEQTNLLALNAAIEAARAGEQGRGFAVVADEVRTLAKRTQDSASQIDELITSLQRGAKDALESIKVSHSTVSDASTQAQQASQNLHVINQHIQDLNQANSQIAVSVDEQDCLTKSLGENAQGANTIAQSNQESVSSISGAASDLTEVAHHLESQVNRFRT; encoded by the coding sequence ATGCGCCACCTTTCTATAGCGCTCAAGATCAAGCTGGGTTATGCCATCTGCTTGCTCTTTTTCGTCATTTCAGGCTTTGTGAGTTACAAAGGTATTCAAACCTTGTCGAACGGTTTTAGCCAATACAGTGAACTCAGCCAAAAAGCGACATTATCAGGCAACATTCAAGTGCACTTTCTTCAGATGCGGTTAGCTTCTGAACGTTACTTAGAGTCATTGGATGAACAGTACGAAACGAATTATCAATCAAGCAAACTTGCGATTGATGAACTGCTGAACAATCTAATCCAAACCACCAGCAACACCGATAGCCTAGCTAGCCTGCAGTTAGTGCAAGACAGCGTGGCGGCCTTTGATGTGGCTTATGGTTCAATGAAACAGAGTGAGCTGCTCATTGACCAACTGGTCAACGTTGAGATGGTCAAACGAGAGACCAACGCACTGAAAGCGGCTCAGAGCTTGTTGTATGAGTCTTACAATAACAACGATCCAAACGCGAGCTTGTATGCCGGTATGTTGATGGAGAACTTCCTCGCAGCCAAGATCACCGTACTCAGTTACTCAAACAACAACGACCTTAAAACCTATGAAGCGGGTAAAGATATCTTTGAATACGCGCTACCAGGTATTGAAGGCGACATTGAGTCTCTCAAGTCATCGCCTTATCAAAGTGAGCTGATCGAAGACTTCTCGAACCAACGCGAAGCGTATGCAAAAGGCTTTGAGCAAGTTCATCAACAGATGATTGAGAACACCCAAAGAACCGCTAGCCTCGCCTCTATTGGTGATAGCTTAGCGATTTCGGTAGCCGATGCTCAGAGCATTCTAGAACAACAGAAACAAGCGTTAACACCAGAACTGCAAGCCAGTGAAAAGCGCTCGATTCAAATCATCATCTTGCTAACGGGTGTCGCTTTGGTTATCGGCATGACGAGTGCCGTGTTGGTAACTCGCTCTATTACCAAAGGCATCGCGCAGGTTAAACAGATCACCAATGAGCTTTCTCAAGGCAACTTGAATGTTGAAGTGAACATCGAGAGCAAGAACGAGATTGGCGAACTGCTGACTAATATGGAGATCACCATTGAATCTCTGCGCGATATTGTTGGCCAAGTGAACCGCTCTAGTGTGCGCATTGGTGAGATGTCTGAATCACTCAATCAAGTGACCAATAACAGCTCGACCAACGCAACACAATTGAACAGTGAAATGATCAATATCTCTTCTGCCGTTGGTCAATTGGCTTCGAGCACTTCAGAAATTGCTGCAAGTGCTAACCACGCCTCTCAAGTTGCCAACCAAGCAACCGAGAATGTGGCGATGGGACTCAAAGAAGTAGACAAAACACTGCATGAGATTGGCAGCGCCGATGAAAGCATGCAGGTCAGTAGCCAAAAAGTGACCGACCTACACAAAGAGTCGATGAACATTGGTGCCATTCTTGAAGTAATTAAAGGCGTATCTGAGCAAACCAACCTATTGGCATTGAATGCCGCGATTGAAGCTGCGCGTGCGGGTGAACAAGGTCGTGGATTTGCAGTAGTTGCCGATGAAGTAAGAACCTTAGCTAAGCGTACCCAAGATTCTGCAAGCCAGATTGATGAACTCATTACTTCGTTACAACGTGGTGCTAAAGATGCCTTAGAGTCCATTAAGGTCAGCCACAGCACGGTTTCGGATGCTTCAACTCAGGCACAACAAGCTTCTCAGAACTTACATGTGATTAATCAACACATCCAAGATTTGAATCAGGCCAACAGCCAAATCGCAGTATCGGTGGATGAGCAGGATTGCTTGACCAAGTCACTAGGTGAAAACGCGCAAGGTGCTAATACCATTGCACAGAGCAACCAAGAGTCAGTCAGCAGTATTTCTGGTGCAGCGAGTGACTTAACCGAAGTTGCTCACCACTTAGAAAGCCAAGTGAATCGATTTAGAACCTAA
- the thiM gene encoding hydroxyethylthiazole kinase, translating into MLTEQIIQSLRSVREQKPLVVNITNYVVMNNTANALLAIGASPIMAHSQQELAEMMSFSGALVINIGTLDSVWTPRMCFAVEQANANNKVVVLDPVGCGASTLRTETSREIARLADKLIIRGNASEIIALAGEQAQSKGVDALDSSDAALGAAQCLVAEYGANVVISGETDYVVTKDSVVTLNNGHPMMPYVTGMGCTLTALTGAFAAVGDDSGLAAAAVLGVVGEIAAENSRGPGSLQMNLLDELYQLDEETLIQRLKIQ; encoded by the coding sequence ATGCTTACTGAACAAATAATTCAATCGCTACGCTCAGTACGAGAGCAAAAACCACTGGTTGTGAACATCACTAACTACGTCGTGATGAACAATACGGCCAATGCATTATTGGCGATTGGTGCTTCTCCTATCATGGCGCATTCACAACAAGAACTGGCAGAGATGATGTCTTTCTCTGGCGCTTTGGTGATTAACATCGGCACGCTCGACAGTGTTTGGACGCCAAGAATGTGTTTTGCTGTTGAGCAAGCGAACGCGAACAACAAGGTTGTGGTTCTTGATCCTGTGGGTTGCGGTGCTAGTACGCTGCGTACTGAGACTTCTCGTGAAATCGCACGCTTAGCTGACAAGTTGATCATTCGTGGTAACGCGTCTGAGATTATCGCGTTAGCGGGCGAGCAAGCGCAGAGCAAAGGCGTTGATGCCCTAGATAGCAGTGATGCAGCATTAGGCGCAGCGCAATGCTTAGTCGCTGAATACGGTGCGAATGTGGTGATTTCTGGTGAGACAGATTACGTTGTCACCAAAGACAGCGTTGTTACGTTAAATAACGGTCATCCAATGATGCCGTACGTGACCGGCATGGGTTGTACCCTAACGGCATTGACGGGCGCATTTGCTGCTGTGGGTGATGACAGCGGTTTAGCGGCAGCTGCGGTATTAGGCGTGGTTGGTGAAATCGCAGCTGAAAACTCACGTGGCCCAGGTAGCCTGCAAATGAACTTGCTTGATGAGTTGTATCAATTAGACGAAGAGACGCTGATTCAACGTCTGAAGATTCAGTAG
- a CDS encoding helix-turn-helix transcriptional regulator, whose translation MTVVDKKEVELFAELFKHIDGEIYTLLRNAKIPNDILTSSDHYEYLPETTIKNVVKIMGESASREEFSLFMWSFCKQTYVPRFVAKLSHQDSLKSALDQFGEQLKLVSNGANVYTKPSGGKWWLVREKPFTNAPWFKFAELFSVIFINELLSVLTKGRWKPSEVGIQNGDLECFQSLPQMGSAQFYTHRPVTAFEIPEEIMLAPIVLSKSGHTPELTTPLPSSFLSAFKLVIKPYLTMGKLPISLASEILNIHVRTIQRRLENEGVVYKTLIEEMVLEQVLELLTQSDLSITQIGTKMGYADSSHFTRAFKRQMNMTPRQYRKERLQQR comes from the coding sequence ATGACGGTTGTAGACAAGAAAGAAGTGGAGCTGTTTGCTGAACTGTTCAAACATATCGACGGTGAAATCTATACCTTGCTACGCAATGCCAAAATCCCCAATGACATTCTCACCAGTAGCGACCATTACGAGTACCTCCCTGAGACCACCATTAAAAACGTGGTCAAAATTATGGGTGAGTCGGCGTCACGAGAAGAGTTTTCACTGTTTATGTGGAGCTTTTGCAAACAAACCTATGTGCCAAGGTTCGTCGCTAAACTCAGTCATCAGGATTCGCTAAAGAGCGCGCTAGACCAATTTGGTGAGCAGTTGAAGCTCGTATCCAATGGTGCGAATGTCTATACCAAGCCATCCGGAGGCAAGTGGTGGTTGGTTCGCGAGAAGCCATTTACTAACGCACCTTGGTTTAAGTTCGCTGAACTGTTCTCTGTTATTTTCATTAACGAGCTACTTTCAGTATTAACGAAAGGTCGTTGGAAGCCGTCTGAGGTCGGAATTCAGAATGGCGACCTCGAATGTTTTCAATCTCTACCACAAATGGGCAGTGCTCAGTTTTATACGCATAGACCGGTCACAGCTTTTGAGATCCCTGAAGAAATCATGCTTGCGCCTATCGTGTTGTCAAAGAGCGGCCATACACCTGAACTAACCACGCCTCTACCCAGCTCATTTCTGAGCGCATTCAAACTTGTGATTAAACCTTATCTCACGATGGGGAAACTCCCAATTAGCTTGGCATCTGAAATTCTGAATATTCATGTCAGAACCATCCAACGCAGACTAGAAAACGAAGGTGTCGTCTATAAAACCTTGATAGAAGAGATGGTGCTCGAGCAGGTTTTGGAACTGCTCACGCAGTCGGATTTGTCGATTACTCAAATAGGCACAAAGATGGGCTACGCTGACTCCTCTCATTTTACACGTGCCTTCAAACGACAGATGAACATGACACCAAGACAGTATCGAAAAGAGCGGCTACAACAACGCTAA
- a CDS encoding PACE efflux transporter, translated as MSTLERVFHSVLFEVLAVTLSIVGLAIFTDHDVNALSGTMIVVASIAMMWNYCFNRIFDRYFTGEKSQRSLKLRVFHVVLFEAGLLVATIPVMAYLLNIGIWQAFLMDIGVTIFITIYAFVFNLIYDHVRAFLVHRANLVVQ; from the coding sequence ATGAGTACGTTAGAAAGAGTGTTTCACTCTGTGTTATTTGAAGTATTGGCCGTAACACTTTCCATTGTCGGCTTAGCGATATTTACCGATCACGATGTGAATGCCTTATCAGGAACCATGATAGTTGTTGCGAGTATCGCGATGATGTGGAACTACTGTTTTAACCGCATTTTTGATCGCTATTTCACGGGGGAAAAATCACAGCGTTCGCTCAAGTTACGTGTTTTTCATGTCGTATTATTTGAGGCCGGCTTGCTGGTGGCGACGATCCCGGTGATGGCGTACTTGCTCAACATCGGGATTTGGCAGGCATTTTTGATGGATATCGGCGTGACCATTTTTATTACTATTTACGCGTTTGTATTCAACCTGATTTACGACCATGTTCGAGCGTTTTTGGTGCATAGAGCCAATCTCGTAGTTCAGTAA
- a CDS encoding DUF3299 domain-containing protein, whose protein sequence is MQKMLSLILSVVSLTTVAFPTFSETAMNLEWQDLNSESHEMKVEMPDLTDQQTRLLQGVIAMSASEEEQAQQQALLLKQTLKEQGVDADEMIALRDEYMQTMKANAEAITTEFDGKKVRVPGFIVPLEFSEGMTATEFLLVPVAGACIHMPPPPANQIVRVSFPEGFQVQNVQYPVWVEGDFSSNKVTEEVFLVDGKSNLTMGYEMKASMIEDYYEKEN, encoded by the coding sequence ATGCAAAAAATGCTTTCTCTTATCCTGTCGGTGGTATCACTGACGACCGTTGCTTTTCCTACTTTTTCTGAAACAGCGATGAATCTTGAGTGGCAAGACCTGAACTCAGAGTCTCACGAAATGAAAGTAGAAATGCCGGATCTCACCGATCAACAAACGCGTCTATTACAAGGTGTGATAGCAATGAGTGCATCAGAGGAAGAGCAAGCTCAACAACAGGCTTTATTATTGAAACAAACGCTAAAAGAGCAGGGCGTGGACGCAGACGAAATGATCGCACTGCGTGATGAATACATGCAAACCATGAAAGCAAACGCCGAAGCTATTACGACAGAGTTTGATGGTAAGAAAGTACGAGTTCCCGGTTTCATCGTTCCACTAGAGTTCTCAGAGGGAATGACTGCAACAGAGTTTCTTTTAGTGCCTGTGGCGGGTGCGTGTATCCACATGCCGCCACCACCTGCAAACCAGATTGTGCGCGTGTCTTTCCCTGAAGGCTTTCAGGTACAGAACGTTCAGTACCCAGTGTGGGTTGAAGGTGACTTTAGCTCGAACAAAGTGACTGAAGAGGTCTTCCTCGTAGATGGCAAAAGTAACCTCACCATGGGTTATGAAATGAAGGCTTCGATGATTGAAGACTATTATGAAAAAGAAAATTAA
- a CDS encoding thiamine-phosphate diphosphorylase: MGKERNKREYDLRVLNCVSESEYESRMAVWNSLALTATPPASETKGFIDESFNKLQQDLKEASRELSINYTDFIAMAHEEINYIKVFVADKTAQYGWYAAIVLMIIGTVALCIQ; encoded by the coding sequence ATGGGTAAAGAGCGTAACAAACGAGAGTATGATTTACGCGTACTTAATTGTGTCAGTGAAAGCGAATATGAATCGCGTATGGCGGTTTGGAATAGCCTAGCATTAACTGCTACTCCGCCTGCTTCGGAAACAAAGGGCTTCATCGATGAGTCTTTCAACAAGCTTCAACAAGACCTGAAAGAAGCTAGCCGTGAGTTGTCGATTAACTACACGGACTTCATCGCAATGGCGCATGAAGAGATCAACTACATTAAGGTGTTTGTTGCTGATAAAACCGCACAATACGGTTGGTACGCTGCAATTGTTCTTATGATCATCGGCACGGTTGCTCTTTGCATTCAATAG